A genomic segment from Oncorhynchus keta strain PuntledgeMale-10-30-2019 chromosome 7, Oket_V2, whole genome shotgun sequence encodes:
- the LOC118386472 gene encoding beta-crystallin A2-like: protein MNTQQMEQMGQFKITVWEEENFQGKRCEFLLECQNIMERGFQKIRSIKVENGPWVGFEYPEFQGQQFILEKGDYPRYEAWSGNSSYRTEHMLSFRPIKCANHSDSKVTLYECEDFQGRKFEMCDDYPSLQAMGWCSKEVPSIKVNSGAWVAYQFPGYRGYQYILERDRHQGEYRHYNEYSTQAHTNQVQSIRRIQH, encoded by the exons ATGAACACTCAGCAGATGGAGCAGATGGGCCAGTTCAAGATCACTGTCTGGGAGGAGGAGAACTTCCAGGGAAAGCGTTGTGAGTTCCTGCTGGAGTGTCAGAACATCATGGAGAGGGGATTCCAAAAGATCCGCTCCATCAAGGTCGAGAACGGACC CTGGGTGGGTTTTGAGTACCCTGAGTTCCAGGGCCAGCAGTTCATCCTTGAGAAGGGAGACTACCCCCGTTACGAGGCTTGGAGCGGAAACAGCAGTTACAGGACCGAACACATGCTGTCCTTCAGACCTATTAAGTGTGCT AACCACAGTGACAGCAAGGTGACTCTGTACGAGTGTGAAGACTTCCAGGGGCGCAAGTTCGAGATGTGCGATGACTACCCCTCTCTACAGGCTATGGGCTGGTGCAGCAAGGAGGTGCCCTCAATTAAAGTCAACTCCGGAGC CTGGGTGGCCTATCAGTTCCCCGGTTACCGTGGCTACCAGTACAtcttggagagagacagacaccaggGAGAGTACAGACACTACAATGAGTACAGCACCCAGGCTCACACCAACCAGGTCCAGTCTATCCGCAGAATCCAGCACTAA
- the umps gene encoding uridine 5'-monophosphate synthase, which yields MENVCLESLILKLHDVQAVKFGTFTLKSGITSPIYFDLRVIVSYPTLMNQVSSLLYQRAKDEDLKYSSVCGVPYTALPLATIICSNHELPMLIRRKEAKDYGTKKIIEGTIHPGDTCLIIEDVVTSGSSVMETALVLQAEGLRVTDAIVLMDREQGGRAMLAKRGITLHSVISISKLLNTLFQAERIDSLTAQSVCRFIQENNTYKPSEEEKNSSLAAKKPCKPAELSYGDRAQLQNTHPLAAQLLRLMEEKKTNLCVSADMTGCEELLQLADSLGPQMCVLKTHVDILQDFSPAFTQSLRDLGLKHNFLIFEDRKFADIGNTVKQQYEGGLYQISSWSHIVNAHAVPGPGVVKGLSAVGRPLDRGCVLIGQMSSQGSLATGDYTQAVVKMAEEHSEFVFGFISGAKISNKPEFVHMTPGVQMQSGGDGLGQQYSSPDDVICKRGSDIIIVGRGILGASDRVKAAAEYREAGWNAYTKRLNTSSQGDAKD from the exons ATGGAAAACGTCTGTCTTGAAAGTTTAATCTTAAAGTTGCATGATGTTCAGGCAGTGAAATTCGGAACGTTCACGCTGAAGAGTGGAATAACCTCGCCGATTTATTTTGATCTCAGAGTTATTGTTTCTTACCCAACTCTCATGAACCAG GTGTCAAGTCTTCTTTATCAACGCGCCAAAGATGAGGACTTAAAATACAGCTCTGTGTGTGGAGTCCCATACACTGCTCTGCCCTTGGCTACAATCATCTGCTCCAATCACGAGCTGCCCATGCTCATCCGAAGAAAAGAAGCCAAAGACTATG GAACTAAGAAGATTATAGAGGGGACTATTCACCCTGGAGACACGTGTCTGATCATCGAGGATGTAGTGACCAGCGGCAGCAGCGTCATGGAGACGGCTCTGGTGCTCCAGGCGGAGGGTTTAAGGGTGACGGATGCCATCGTGTTGATGGACAGGGAGCAGGGCGGCAGGGCCATGCTGGCCAAGAGGGGCATCACGCTCCACTCCGTCATCTCCATCTCCAAACTCCTCAACACCCTGTTTCAGGCAGAGCGCATCGACTCGCTCACGGCCCAGAGCGTGTGCAGGTTCATCCAGGAGAACAACACCTACAAGCCCtctgaggaggagaagaacagCTCGCTTGCAGCCAAAAAGCCCTGCAAGCCGGCGGAGCTGAGCTATGGAGACAGGGCCCAGCTCCAGAATACACACCCTCTGGCCGCCCAGCTCCTCAGACTGATGGAAGAAAAGAAGACCAACCTATGTGTGTCGGCGGACATGACGGGCTGCGAGGAGCTGCTGCAGCTGGCCGACTCTCTGGGGCCTCAGATGTGTGTGCTGAAGACCCACGTGGACATCCTTCAGGACTTCAGCCCAGCCTTCACCCAGTCCCTCAGGGACCTGGGCCTCAAACACAACTTCCTCATCTTTGAGGACCGCAAGTTTGCCGACATCGGGAACACGGTCAAGCAACAGTATGAAG GTGGGCTCTACCAGATCTCCTCGTGGTCTCACATCGTTAATGCCCATGCGGTACCAGGCCCTGGGGTGGTGAAGGGGCTCAGTGCGGTGGGCCGCCCGCTGGACCGCGGCTGTGTCCTCATAGGTCAGATGAGCTCCCAGGGTTCCCTAGCAACAGGGGACTACACACAGGCTGTG GTTAAAATGGCTGAGGAGCATTCTGAATTTGTTTTTGGGTTCATCTCTGGGGCCAAGATCAGCAACAAGCCTGAGTTTGTACACATGACTCCAGGGGTGCAGATGCAGTCAGGAG GAGATGGTCTGGGCCAGCAGTACTCCAGTCCTGATGATGTGATTTGTAAAAGAGGCTCTGACATCATCATCGTGGGCCGTGGTATCCTGGGGGCCTCTGATAGGGTGAAGGCTGCTGCAGAGTACAGAGAGGCAGGCTGGAACGCATACACCAAGAGACTCAACACATCTAGCCAAGGAGACGCTAAAGACTAG